The genomic segment TTGTGGATCACCTGCCTTTGCAGGTTGGAATGGTCCACCGTGTCAAAGTCCACCACGCCTATTGTCCCTATCCCCGCCGCCGCCAGATACATCAACGCGGGCGATCCCAAACCTCCGGCGCCGATGCACAGAACGCGGGCCTCCAAAAGCTTGGACTGCCCGCCGCCCCCCACCTCCGGCAGGATTATGTGGCGGCTGTACCTGTGGATCTGCTCTTCCGTGAAGTTGAACATGGTGTTTAGTTTCCTCCGGCTATCGCTGGGATCACCGAAATGTCGTCTCCATCTTTCAACTCCGTGGTCTCTCCGTTCAGAAAGCGGATGTCCTCGTCGTTGACATATATATTGATAAACCTCCGGAGATTCCCGGATTCGTCATATAACCTTTCCTTAAAGCCGGGATATTTCGACTCTAAGTTCACGAAAATTTCCTTGATGTCCCCGCCATCGGCGGAAACCTCTCCGGTCCCTCCGGTAAGCTTCTGCAACGGTGTCGGGATTCTCACTTTAACAGTGGCCATTACGCTCTC from the Nitrospinota bacterium genome contains:
- a CDS encoding MoaD/ThiS family protein; the protein is MATVKVRIPTPLQKLTGGTGEVSADGGDIKEIFVNLESKYPGFKERLYDESGNLRRFINIYVNDEDIRFLNGETTELKDGDDISVIPAIAGGN